In the genome of Flavobacterium panacagri, one region contains:
- a CDS encoding catalase, with product MKNFQDEKQRDLSINTSDGTNKFLTTDQGVRINDDNNSLKAGDRGPSLLEDFILREKITHFDHERIPERIVHARGSGAHGFFEVTNPIPELTKAGFLQEKGLITPVFTRFSTVAGSRGSTDLARDARGFAVKFYTQEGIYDLVANNIPVFFIQDASKFPDLIHAVKPEPHNEMPQAASAHDTFWDFISLMPESMHMIMWVMSDRAIPRSYRMMEGFGVHTFRLVNAQEESVFVKFHFKPKLGTHAVAWDEAQKISGKNPDFHRQDLWEAIESGNFPEWELGVQIIPAEDEHKYDFDLLDPTKIVPEELVPVTIVGRMVLNKNPENFFAETEQIAFHPGHVVPGIDFSNDPLLQGRLFSYTDTQLSRLGSPNFHEIPINRSVAPVHNNQRDGHMRQEINKGRVSYSPNSLGGGCPYQAKIAEGGFSSFNERVDSHKVRARSESFNDHFGQAKLFFNSQTPEEKSHIVKALRFELGKVETTAIRVRMIGLLSQVDTELAQKVAQGLGATVPSTLETPINKGVSPETEEAGTQEPQTVPSSVQSSQALSMVNNPTNSPTIESRKVAILVSDGVSEASVMNIKNALKKAGAKGCVIAPHLGTVATDTEGAISAEFSFLTASSVLFDAVYIPHGLGLNALAENDDALEYLNDAYKHCKVIGADGEASEIISAAPFAGKITNDDEGVIVTREIARESFAQEFITAMTKHRFWQREPNLYN from the coding sequence ATGAAAAATTTTCAAGACGAAAAACAACGCGATTTATCCATCAACACCTCCGATGGAACAAACAAATTTTTAACAACAGATCAGGGCGTTCGAATTAATGACGATAACAATTCACTTAAAGCCGGTGATCGCGGTCCCTCATTATTAGAAGATTTTATTTTAAGGGAAAAAATTACGCATTTTGATCACGAAAGAATTCCAGAAAGAATTGTTCACGCACGTGGTTCTGGCGCACATGGTTTCTTTGAAGTTACGAACCCAATTCCTGAATTAACCAAAGCTGGTTTCTTACAGGAAAAAGGATTAATTACACCTGTATTTACCAGGTTTTCTACCGTTGCCGGATCAAGAGGTTCTACAGACCTTGCAAGAGATGCCAGAGGATTTGCCGTAAAATTTTATACGCAGGAAGGAATTTATGATTTAGTAGCGAATAACATTCCCGTATTTTTTATTCAGGATGCTTCAAAATTTCCGGATCTTATTCATGCTGTAAAACCAGAACCGCATAACGAAATGCCTCAGGCAGCATCGGCTCACGATACTTTTTGGGATTTTATTTCGTTGATGCCAGAATCTATGCACATGATAATGTGGGTAATGTCTGATCGTGCAATTCCGAGAAGTTATAGAATGATGGAAGGTTTTGGCGTTCATACTTTCAGACTGGTAAATGCTCAAGAAGAATCAGTATTTGTAAAATTTCACTTTAAACCCAAATTAGGAACACATGCCGTTGCTTGGGATGAAGCACAGAAAATTTCAGGAAAAAATCCTGATTTTCACAGACAAGATTTATGGGAAGCTATTGAATCAGGAAATTTTCCAGAATGGGAATTAGGCGTTCAAATAATTCCAGCTGAAGACGAACATAAATATGATTTTGATCTTTTGGACCCAACGAAAATTGTTCCCGAAGAATTAGTTCCTGTAACCATTGTGGGAAGAATGGTTTTGAACAAAAACCCTGAAAATTTCTTTGCAGAGACAGAACAAATTGCTTTTCATCCAGGTCATGTGGTTCCAGGAATTGATTTTTCTAATGATCCGCTTTTACAAGGAAGATTATTCTCTTATACCGATACACAATTATCAAGATTAGGTAGTCCGAATTTTCATGAAATTCCAATTAACAGAAGCGTTGCTCCCGTTCACAACAATCAGCGCGACGGACATATGCGTCAGGAAATTAATAAAGGTCGCGTAAGTTATTCTCCAAACTCACTTGGCGGCGGATGTCCTTATCAAGCAAAAATTGCTGAAGGCGGATTTTCAAGTTTTAACGAACGTGTTGATTCTCATAAAGTAAGAGCCAGAAGCGAAAGTTTTAATGATCATTTCGGCCAGGCAAAACTATTTTTTAACAGCCAGACACCCGAAGAAAAAAGTCATATCGTAAAAGCATTACGATTTGAACTCGGGAAAGTAGAAACCACCGCTATTAGAGTTAGAATGATCGGCTTATTATCTCAGGTGGATACAGAACTTGCCCAAAAAGTAGCACAAGGTCTTGGTGCAACTGTACCATCCACTTTAGAAACTCCTATTAATAAAGGCGTATCACCAGAAACGGAAGAAGCAGGAACACAGGAACCACAAACCGTTCCGTCTTCGGTACAATCTTCTCAAGCTCTAAGTATGGTGAATAATCCAACCAATTCGCCAACTATCGAATCTAGAAAAGTGGCGATTCTAGTTTCTGACGGTGTTTCTGAAGCTTCGGTGATGAACATCAAAAATGCATTGAAAAAAGCGGGCGCCAAAGGCTGTGTTATTGCACCACATTTAGGTACTGTTGCTACAGATACTGAAGGAGCGATTTCGGCTGAATTTAGTTTCCTTACCGCTTCATCTGTATTGTTTGATGCTGTTTATATTCCTCATGGTTTAGGATTGAATGCTTTGGCAGAAAATGATGATGCTCTTGAATACTTAAACGATGCTTATAAGCATTGTAAAGTGATAGGTGCCGACGGCGAGGCTTCAGAAATAATAAGCGCCGCCCCATTTGCTGGAAAAATTACAAATGACGATGAAGGCGTTATTGTAACCCGCGAAATTGCCAGAGAATCATTTGCTCAGGAATTTATTACTGCAATGACTAAACACCGTTTTTGGCAGCGCGAACCAAACTTATACAATTAA
- a CDS encoding ferritin-like domain-containing protein, whose amino-acid sequence MKNSEKQGQTNAAQPKESQSKDIKNNSKNIVAPAPDAATDLKGLFIDSLKDIYWAENALVSALPKMADNASAAGLSGAILEHLSITKNQVARLEQVFDLLGEKAEGKKCEAMAGLLKEGDSILLETTPGAVRDAGIIAASQKIEHYEIATYGTLVAFAKAIGENDAAKLLTQTLAEEKEADCLLNDVALNLVNIVAAE is encoded by the coding sequence ATGAAAAATTCAGAAAAACAAGGTCAGACTAACGCTGCACAACCAAAAGAGAGTCAGTCTAAAGATATAAAAAACAATTCAAAAAATATTGTAGCACCGGCACCAGATGCTGCTACAGATTTGAAAGGTTTATTTATTGACAGTTTAAAAGATATTTACTGGGCAGAAAATGCTTTGGTGAGTGCTTTACCAAAAATGGCTGATAATGCTTCAGCTGCGGGGCTTTCGGGAGCTATTTTAGAACATCTTTCTATAACTAAAAACCAAGTAGCAAGACTGGAACAGGTTTTTGATTTATTAGGAGAAAAAGCAGAAGGCAAAAAATGCGAAGCTATGGCAGGATTATTAAAAGAAGGAGACAGTATTCTTTTAGAAACAACTCCTGGAGCTGTTAGAGATGCCGGAATTATAGCCGCTTCTCAAAAAATCGAACATTATGAAATTGCTACTTACGGAACTTTGGTGGCTTTTGCAAAAGCAATTGGCGAAAATGATGCTGCAAAATTATTAACACAGACTCTTGCGGAGGAGAAAGAAGCTGATTGTCTGCTAAATGACGTTGCACTCAATTTAGTAAACATTGTTGCAGCAGAATAA
- a CDS encoding recombinase family protein — protein MPVVYLYIRVSTDEQAVKGYSQRSQLERLVHYCKYNSLVITETILEDFSAKTFNRPAWNKLMTKIKYLKNSPATILFTYWDRFSRNITDAYIMLEKLQKLGVSLQAIDQPIDFSIPESKIILAVYLATSEVENDKKSRNVSLGLQKARLEGRWINKAPLGYRNKITADGKKYIAAYAPEAFIIREVFEEIIKAKRVTLSEIYKEALAKGLKCSRSAFYILVRNPIYCGQIKIPETGNEKSRIIDGLHTGIVSVALFEQVQKNLGNMRNSRLVKKKRVLNENYLLRGILLCPDCGKTLTGSSSQGRSRKYYYYHCTGKCKYRIRADYINAGFQLFLKDIKIDVSFSKRANDLMKKIDKGRQQDYQIKKHEIGKAMDKSIDRSLNAHKLFSEGKIDYDDYFLIKENCKAYLKKYASELRELALKAGAGIYLKNAEDNIFCRLAEVYELSDVLMKQRIARLFFTEKVIVHENILNMLPEYIKEIFGMKLIKNNSKNEKDLTDDELINHFFSEIALIAFEQELKTI, from the coding sequence GATGAGCAGGCTGTAAAAGGATATTCCCAGCGCAGCCAGTTAGAACGGCTTGTGCATTACTGTAAATATAACAGTCTCGTTATTACTGAAACGATTCTTGAGGATTTTTCGGCTAAAACATTTAACCGTCCGGCTTGGAATAAATTAATGACTAAGATCAAATATCTTAAAAATTCTCCTGCAACTATTCTTTTTACATACTGGGACAGATTTAGCCGTAATATCACAGATGCCTACATAATGCTTGAGAAACTTCAAAAATTAGGAGTATCGCTCCAAGCCATAGATCAGCCGATTGATTTTTCCATACCTGAAAGCAAGATAATACTTGCCGTATATCTGGCAACATCTGAAGTTGAAAATGATAAAAAAAGCCGGAACGTAAGTTTAGGTCTTCAGAAAGCTAGGCTGGAAGGCCGCTGGATTAATAAGGCTCCTTTAGGATATAGGAATAAAATAACAGCAGATGGTAAAAAGTATATTGCTGCATATGCTCCTGAAGCTTTTATAATTAGGGAAGTATTTGAAGAAATAATTAAGGCAAAAAGAGTTACACTGTCAGAAATATATAAAGAAGCTTTGGCTAAAGGCTTAAAATGCAGCAGAAGTGCCTTTTACATTTTAGTGCGAAATCCTATTTATTGCGGTCAGATCAAAATCCCTGAAACCGGAAATGAAAAGAGCAGGATTATTGACGGACTGCATACAGGAATTGTATCTGTGGCACTTTTTGAACAAGTACAAAAAAATTTGGGAAATATGAGAAACTCAAGACTTGTTAAAAAGAAAAGAGTTCTTAATGAAAACTATTTATTAAGGGGAATTCTGCTGTGCCCTGATTGCGGAAAAACACTAACAGGAAGTTCTTCACAGGGAAGGAGCAGGAAATACTATTACTATCATTGTACCGGAAAATGTAAATATAGAATCAGAGCTGACTATATTAATGCAGGTTTCCAGCTGTTTCTTAAAGATATCAAGATTGATGTCTCTTTCTCTAAAAGAGCCAATGATTTAATGAAAAAGATTGATAAGGGAAGACAGCAGGACTATCAAATTAAAAAGCATGAGATTGGAAAAGCAATGGACAAATCAATTGACAGAAGCTTAAATGCACATAAGCTTTTTTCAGAAGGAAAAATTGATTATGATGATTATTTTCTGATCAAGGAAAACTGTAAAGCTTATTTGAAAAAATATGCTTCGGAATTACGCGAGCTGGCTTTAAAAGCAGGGGCAGGGATTTATTTAAAGAATGCAGAGGATAATATATTCTGTCGTTTAGCAGAGGTTTATGAACTGTCAGATGTATTAATGAAACAAAGAATTGCTAGATTGTTTTTTACTGAGAAAGTAATAGTGCATGAAAATATTCTGAATATGCTACCAGAATATATAAAAGAAATATTTGGGATGAAATTAATTAAAAATAACTCAAAAAATGAGAAAGATTTAACTGATGATGAGTTGATAAACCATTTTTTTAGTGAGATTGCATTAATAGCTTTTGAACAGGAGTTGAAAACAATTTAA